Proteins from a genomic interval of Trifolium pratense cultivar HEN17-A07 linkage group LG6, ARS_RC_1.1, whole genome shotgun sequence:
- the LOC123892490 gene encoding pentatricopeptide repeat-containing protein At2g38420, mitochondrial-like isoform X1: MVRNPLSKSANKYLRKFRKWPHSPYKTSWHHNFGEQQAMQILKQATIQPQTQNNNNPFLLSTLIDSFKAYNTDPTPKAYFYLIKTLTNNTSQLHEIPHILNHLEHNEKFETPEVIFLYLIKFYGFVDRVQDAIDLFFRIPRFRCTPTVCSLNVLLSLLCRKQECLKMVPNILLNSQHMKIRLEESTFRVLIEALCRIKRVDYAIKIMNCMIEDGYSLDDKICSLIILSLCEQNDLTSAEALFVWGNMRKLGFCPGVMDCTNMIRFLVKEGKVKDALEILNQLKEDGIKPDIVCYTIVLSGIVKEGDYVKLDELFDEIIVLGHIPDVYTYNVYINGLCKQNNFDEAMKIVVSMEKLGCKPNVVTYNTLLGAFCLKEDLGKAKRVMKEMRLKGVEPNLHTYRIMLDGLVGKGEIGEACVLLEEMMEKCFYPRSSTFDSIILQMCQNGLITDSVVLMNKIVTKSYVPGVKVWEALLLNLGSKITYTETTFVGLLGQN, from the coding sequence ATGGTGAGGAACCCTTTATCCAAAAGTGCAAACAAATACCTTAGAAAATTCAGAAAATGGCCACATTCACCTTACAAAACTTCATGGCACCACAATTTTGGTGAACAACAAGCTATGCAAATTCTCAAACAAGCAACCATTCAACCCCAaacacaaaacaacaacaacccttTTCTTCTTTCCACTCTTATTGACTCATTCAAAGCTTATAACACTGACCCAACTCCGAAAGCTTACTTTTATCTCATCAAAACCTTAACCAACAACACTTCACAATTACATGAAATTCCTCATATCCTCAACCATCTTGAACACAACGAGAAATTTGAAACACCTGAGGTCATCTTTTTGTATCTTATTAAGTTCTATGGTTTTGTTGATAGGGTTCAAGATGCTATTGATTTGTTTTTCAGAATCCCTAGGTTTAGGTGCACACCAACTGTTTGTTCTTTGAACGTGTTGCTTTCATTGCTTTGTAGGAAGCAAGAGTGTCTCAAAATGGTTCCAAATATTTTGTTGAATAGTCAGCATATGAAAATTCGTCTCGAGGAATCGACTTTTCGGGTTTTGATTGAGGCATTGTGTAGAATTAAGAGGGTTGATTATGCTATTAAGATAATGAATTGTATGATTGAAGATGGTTATAGTTTGGATGATAAGATATGTTCTTTGATTATATTGTCGTTGTGTGAACAAAACGATTTGACTAGCGCTGAGGCTTTGTTTGTTTGGGGAAATATGAGGAAACTAGGGTTTTGTCCTGGTGTAATGGATTGCACCAATATGATTAGGTTTTTGGTAAAGGAAGGGAAGGTTAAGGATGCTTTGGAAATTTTGAATCAGCTCAAAGAAGATGGAATTAAGCCTGATATTGTTTGTTATACTATTGTTTTGAGTGGAATTGTTAAAGAAGGTGATTATGTGAAGTTAGATGAATTATTTGATGAAATAATTGTATTAGGACATATTCCTGATGTTTATACTTACAATGTGTATATAAATGGTTTGTGTAAGCAGAACAATTTTGATGAGGCAATGAAGATTGTTGTTTCTATGGAAAAGTTAGGATGCAAACCAAATGTGGTTACTTACAATACTTTATTAGGTGCATTTTGTTTGAAAGAGGATTTAGGTAAGGCAAAGAGGGTAATGAAGGAGATGAGGTTGAAGGGTGTTGAGCCAAACTTGCATACATACAGGATCATGCTTGATGGTTTGGTTGGTAAAGGTGAGATTGGTGAAGCATGTGTTTTGTTGGAGGAAATGATGGAGAAGTGCTTTTATCCTAGATCTTCAACATTTGATAGTATCATACTTCAAATGTGTCAAAACGGTTTGATTACTGATTCAGTTGTGTTGATGAataaaattgttacaaaaagTTATGTTCCAGGAGTCAAGGTTTGGGAAGCATTGCTTCTTAACTTAGGATCTAAGATTACCTATACAGAAACCACATTTGTTGGATTGTTGGGCCAAAATTAA
- the LOC123892490 gene encoding pentatricopeptide repeat-containing protein At2g38420, mitochondrial-like isoform X2, with product MKFLISSTILNTTRNLKHLRKQECLKMVPNILLNSQHMKIRLEESTFRVLIEALCRIKRVDYAIKIMNCMIEDGYSLDDKICSLIILSLCEQNDLTSAEALFVWGNMRKLGFCPGVMDCTNMIRFLVKEGKVKDALEILNQLKEDGIKPDIVCYTIVLSGIVKEGDYVKLDELFDEIIVLGHIPDVYTYNVYINGLCKQNNFDEAMKIVVSMEKLGCKPNVVTYNTLLGAFCLKEDLGKAKRVMKEMRLKGVEPNLHTYRIMLDGLVGKGEIGEACVLLEEMMEKCFYPRSSTFDSIILQMCQNGLITDSVVLMNKIVTKSYVPGVKVWEALLLNLGSKITYTETTFVGLLGQN from the exons ATGAAATTCCTCATATCCTCAACCATCTTGAACACAACGAGAAATTTGAAACACCTGAG GAAGCAAGAGTGTCTCAAAATGGTTCCAAATATTTTGTTGAATAGTCAGCATATGAAAATTCGTCTCGAGGAATCGACTTTTCGGGTTTTGATTGAGGCATTGTGTAGAATTAAGAGGGTTGATTATGCTATTAAGATAATGAATTGTATGATTGAAGATGGTTATAGTTTGGATGATAAGATATGTTCTTTGATTATATTGTCGTTGTGTGAACAAAACGATTTGACTAGCGCTGAGGCTTTGTTTGTTTGGGGAAATATGAGGAAACTAGGGTTTTGTCCTGGTGTAATGGATTGCACCAATATGATTAGGTTTTTGGTAAAGGAAGGGAAGGTTAAGGATGCTTTGGAAATTTTGAATCAGCTCAAAGAAGATGGAATTAAGCCTGATATTGTTTGTTATACTATTGTTTTGAGTGGAATTGTTAAAGAAGGTGATTATGTGAAGTTAGATGAATTATTTGATGAAATAATTGTATTAGGACATATTCCTGATGTTTATACTTACAATGTGTATATAAATGGTTTGTGTAAGCAGAACAATTTTGATGAGGCAATGAAGATTGTTGTTTCTATGGAAAAGTTAGGATGCAAACCAAATGTGGTTACTTACAATACTTTATTAGGTGCATTTTGTTTGAAAGAGGATTTAGGTAAGGCAAAGAGGGTAATGAAGGAGATGAGGTTGAAGGGTGTTGAGCCAAACTTGCATACATACAGGATCATGCTTGATGGTTTGGTTGGTAAAGGTGAGATTGGTGAAGCATGTGTTTTGTTGGAGGAAATGATGGAGAAGTGCTTTTATCCTAGATCTTCAACATTTGATAGTATCATACTTCAAATGTGTCAAAACGGTTTGATTACTGATTCAGTTGTGTTGATGAataaaattgttacaaaaagTTATGTTCCAGGAGTCAAGGTTTGGGAAGCATTGCTTCTTAACTTAGGATCTAAGATTACCTATACAGAAACCACATTTGTTGGATTGTTGGGCCAAAATTAA